The Acanthopagrus latus isolate v.2019 chromosome 6, fAcaLat1.1, whole genome shotgun sequence genome includes a region encoding these proteins:
- the si:ch211-160o17.4 gene encoding homeodomain-interacting protein kinase 1 isoform X1 has protein sequence MSSQLQVFSPPSISSSAFCRVKKLKVESNVWDVSTTEAYSSIAGQSAYTFAPALAVPPFAPSLVFPPAAPGSRGQVVVRAADSTGSLPRGSSRRVTEQATSSSYAHAEVSSETRGHRHGQKRKIEEANEGSGSGCGSVQILEELSAPAATYSTRTGGGGGGTGQSIPHSAPTTKSSSSNGEGDYQLVQHEILCSVSCSYEVLEFLGRGTFGQVAKCWKRGTNEIVAIKILKNHPSYARQGQIEVGILNRLSAENADEYNFVRSYECFQHKGHTCLVFEMLEQNLYDFLKHSKFSPLPLRHIRPILQQVATALMKLKSLGLIHADLKPENIMLVDPLRQPYRVKVIDFGSASHVSKAVCSTYLQSRYYRAPEIILGLPFCEAIDMWSLGCVIAELFLGWPLYPGASEYDQIRYISQTQGLPAEYLLSAGTKTVRFFNRGPDSSYPLWRLKTPSEHEMEMGIKSKEARKYIFNCLDDMMQVNLSSHLEGTDMLAEKADRREFIDLLKRMLRLDADKRITPTKTLGHPFVTMSHLVDYPHSSHVKSCFQNMEICKRRSSYDSSKSLYSTNAVPSAAAGNLTVTFSSQLNQHNQVPSAGGAVPLLNYQPALYQQATINIPGLAQQSVPIPTRPAGLCSQTEPFQQTLIVCPPSTIQGLQPSSKSSSFPVRMENSVPIVPQNQSAQSLQIQPSMLTQGSCTPLMVATLHPPSAGIAPQYSLPLGLGAGVGRPTLLEHTATVLQAWPTGTQQILIPSSWQQVPGVAIHSSAHQSNVAESPLETHDASTAQGHSWRSTTQARTQQERKKVKARRGENRNRGISTASLLSSSGVTPPSASATLSQPIIISDTPSPAVSIITIHSDTDTEDERKFHPASVGLSQRTNVISCVTVHDSDSSTASPLTPLPRALNPASTVSSRQAKSLAVVAPSVKTQERGAASRARLETVNYIKPKRSSNRQPCSSGESMDRHGLVPSQSHPLNLSQVQPVVSSSQERSHSDSSLRRQQTFPPAVSASHYSFSEVSALASASAPGPSLYTYPASTALSTASQAMEQLLGRGHCSHGHSPSAYAATYTSSSSSRRDSASRKDSVSSLLHGLPAAYQHQFATGSPYVSVTPRAEAYSAYQLSPRRLTQYPYL, from the exons ATGAGCTCTCAGCTGCAggtcttctctcctccttccatctCCTCCAGTGCCTTTTGTCGTGTGAAGAAGCTGAAGGTGGAGAGTAATGTTTGGGATGTGTCCACCACTGAAGCGTACAGCTCTATAGCAGGCCAGTCAGCATACACCTTTGCACCAGCCCTGGCTGTGCCACCCTTTGCACCGTCCCTGGTCTTCCCCCCTGCAGCACCTGGCTCCAGAGGTCAAGTGGTAGTGCGGGCAGCTGATAGCACTGGTAGTCTTCCCCGGGGATCCAGCCGGCGTGTCACGGAGCAGGCGACGTCTTCCTCTTATGCTCATGCTGAGGTGTCCTCTGAAACGAGGGGGCACAGGCACGGGCAGAAGAGGAAGATTGAAGAAGCCAATGAAGGCAGTGGCAGTGGATGTGGCAGTGTCCAAATATTAGAGGAgctctctgctcctgcagcaaCTTACTCCACCCGtacaggtggtggtggagggggaacAGGCCAGTCTATACCCCACTCAGCTCCAACCACCAAGAGCAGCAGCTCCAATGGTGAAGGGGATTATCAGCTAGTGCAGCATGAGATCCTCTGCTCCGTGTCCTGCAGCTATGAAGTGCTGGAGTTTTTGGGAAGAGGCACGTTTGGGCAAGTGGCAAAGTGCTGGAAGAGGGGCACCAATGAGATTGTAGCTATCAAGATCCTGAAAAACCATCCGTCATATGCTCGTCAGGGCCAGATTGAG GTGGGCATCCTCAACCGGCTGAGTGCAGAGAACGCGGATGAGTACAACTTTGTGCGTTCATACGAATGCTTCCAACACAAGGGTCACACCTGCCTGGTGTTTGAGATGCTCGAGCAGAACCTGTACGACTTTCTCAAGCACAGCAAGTTCAGCCCACTCCCTCTTCGGCACATCAGACCCATCCTACAGCAG GTGGCTACAGCgctgatgaaactgaaaagcCTGGGTCTGATTCATGCAGACCTGAAGCCTGAGAACATCATGCTGGTCGACCCCCTCAGACAGCCCTACAGGGTGAAGGTCATTGACTTTGGCTCTGCGAGTCATGTGTCCAAAGCTGTCTGCTCAACCTACTTACAGTCCCGTTACtacag GGCTCCAGAAATCATTTTGGgcctgccattttgtgaagccATTGATATGTGGTCTTTGGGCTGTGTGATTGCTGAGCTGTTTCTGGGCTGGCCTCTCTACCCAGGAGCCTCTGAGTATGACCAG atCCGTTACATTTCTCAGACTCAAGGCTTGCCTGCAGAGTATTTACTGAGCGCTGGCACTAAGACCGTTCGCTTCTTCAATCGAGGCCCTGATTCCAGCTATCCACTCTGGAGGCTCAAG accCCATCAGagcatgaaatggaaatggGCATCAAGTCCAAGGAGGCCAGGAAGTATATTTTCAACTGCCTGGATGACATGATGCAG GTCAACTTGTCTTCTCATTTGGAGGGGACCGACATGTTGGCTGAGAAAGCTGATAGACGAGAGTTTATAGACCTCTTGAAACGGATGCTCCGCCTGGATGCCGACAAAAGGATCACACCTACAAAAACTCTGGGTCACCCCTTTGTCACAATGAGCCACCTTGTGGATTATCCCCACAGCTCTCA TGTGAAGTCCTGCTTCCAGAACATGGAGATCTGCAAGCGCCGGAGCTCCTACGATAGTAGCAAATCCCTCTACTCCACCAATGCAGTccccagtgctgcagcaggcAACCTCACTGTTACCTTCAGTAGCCAACTCAACCAGCATAACCAG GTGCCTTCTGCGGGGGGAGCGGTGCCTTTGCTGAACTACCAGCCAGCTCTGTACCAGCAGGCGACTATTAACATTCCTGGGCTGGCTCAACAGAGTGTCCCAATTCCAACACGTCCCGCTGGGCTGTGTAGCCAGACAGAACCCTTTCAGCAGACTCTCATTGTCTGCCCTCCCTCCACTATTCAAG ggcTTCAGCCATCCAGTAAGAGTTCCAGTTTCCCTGTGAGGATGGAGAACTCTGTACCCATAGTACCTCAGAACCAGTCTGCACAGTCGTTGCAGATCCAGCCAAGTATGCTCACACAG ggTTCCTGCACACCCCTGATGGTGGCCACCCTGCACCCACCCTCAGCAGGCATAGCCCCCCAGTATTCCCTGCCCCTCGGGCTGGGCGCCGGGGTGGGTCGGCCCACCCTCCTGGAGCACACAGCCACAGTGCTG CAGGCCTGGCCCACTGGCACCCAACAGATCCTCATCCCATCATCATGGCAGCAGGTCCCAGGTGTGGCCATCCACAGCTCCGCACACCAGTCAAATGTGGCTGAATCACCCCTGGAAACGCACGATGCTTCCACAGCACAGGGACACAGCTGGAG GAGCACAACCCAAGCCAGGacgcagcaggagaggaagaaggtgaaAGCCCGACGTGGAGAGAACAGGAACAG gGGTATATCAACTGCATCGTTACTCAGCAGCAGTGGCGTGACCCCACCTAGCGCCAGTGCCACGTTGTCCCAGCCAATCATCATCTCAGACACACCCAGCCCAGCGGTCAGCATCATCACCATTCACAGTGATACTGACACAGAGGACGAGCGCAAGTTCCATCCCGCCAG TGTTGGTTTGAGCCAGCGCACAAACGTCATCAGCTGTGTGACCGTCCACGACTCGGACTCCTCTACAGCCAGTCCCCTGACTCCTCTGCCTCGGGCGCTCAACCCAGCTAGCACCGTGTCATCACGCCAGGCAAAGTCTCTGGCAGTGGTGGCACCTTCAGTCAAAACCCAGGAGAGAGGGGCAGCTTCACGCGCACGCTTGGAGACAG TGAACTACATTAAGCCGAAGAGATCATCTAACCGACAGCCCTGCAGTTCAGGGGAGAGCATGGATCGTCATGGACTGGTGCCAAGTCAGTCACATCCTTTAAACCTCAGCCAG GTTCAGCCTGTGGTTTCTTCATCTCAGGAGCGTTCGCACAGTGACTCATCTTTGCGGCGCCAGCAGACGTTCCCTCCAGCCGTCTCGGCCTCTCACTACAGCTTCTCCGAGGTGTCCGCCCTGGCCTCTGCCTCAGCCCCCGGCCCGAGCCTGTACACGTACCCAGCCTCCACCGCCCTCTCCACGGCGTCTCAGGCCATGGAGCAGCTGCTGGGCCGCGGTCACTGCAGCCACGGGCACTCCCCCTCCGCCTATGCAGCAACGTacacctcatcctcctcctccaggaggGACTCGGCCAGTCGTAAGGATTCTGTCAGTAGTCTGCTGCACGGCCTCCCCGCAGCCTACCAGCATCAGTTTGCCACTGGTTCTCCCTACGTCAGTGTGACGCCCCGGGCCGAGGCTTACAGTGCCTACCAGCTAAGTCCCAGGCGCCTCACTCAGTACCCCTACCTATAG